A window of Quercus robur chromosome 12, dhQueRobu3.1, whole genome shotgun sequence genomic DNA:
GATAACTACAATGACAGCTCTCTTTGGGATGGACTCTTGTCCCTTTTGCCTGATGCGCAGGCAAGTTCCTGTGAAGTTGTGGTGGGGGATAGTGGATTCACCATCGATGCAGCGCAGTATGGCAATGTGGGAAGATTCATCAACCACAGCTGTTCTCCCAATTTGTATGCTCAAAATCTCCTTTATGATCATGCGGACAAAAGAATTCCTCATATAATGTTCTTTGCTGCTGAGAATATTCCTCCCTTGCAAGAGCTGACATACCATTACAATTACATGATAGATCAGGTTCATGATTCAGATGGCAATATTAAGAAGAAGAGTTGCTTCTGTGGTTCCATAGAATGTACTGGTAGGATGTATTGATGTAGCGTCACAGGAGAAGGTTGGATTTATGTTGAAATAATTTTCTTGTCTTGTACTTGAAGATATCTCAGCGTTGTTTACATTGGCTCAAAATTTTCACTTgtagtgtgcgtttgggaagcgTGTTtcgcaaaacacgcgttttgcgtttctttccatttttttttaaaccagcACTTCGTGCACTGTTTATGTCCACCAAGAAatatgaacagtaaaaaataagtgaacagtaaatttttcacacatttaaaaattattttgctacagtgttttcagttttcagtttcagctaaaataagttgtatccaaatggacccatAGACATAAACACAAACCGTTTTCAGTAATCATATACTCATTTCTTGACTTACTTGACAATTAAGTTCAAAATTAAGTCTCGTAGCCaaaaggctctctctctctctctctctctctctctctctctctctcctatttgACAATGAGAACATTGTTGTGCCACttttaccaaagaaaaaaaaggggacaTTGTTGTGTCATTGTTACCACTTATGGGTGGTATCATTTTGCATTTGTACGGGTGTGTTTAgatactgtttattttgttgaaactaaaaaattattactaaaaatactgtagataaaagtaaaagttagctgaaataatacagtgggGCCTATAAATAGTGTCAAAAGTGCAGTaaggcccatgaatagtaacaaaaataagccgaatagtaaaataattttaatttctcatttcaatccaaatgcacacGTAGTATTTGAATGTTACTTAAGTAGTATTTAAATGTTAATTAAAAGGGCACATTAATAGGGTAACAGTGTTTTAGTATGTACGGTCATACAAAACTGCACaatcacttatatatatatatatatatatatatatttgggatAATTCAATTGTTGCAAGTGGAGGAGGAGGGGTTGAACCctaattctttttataaaagagatctcttttttttggttaaacttaATAGGAAATGTTAACTAATGCTTGGTATTGGTTTAAgaactatttttataaatattttatgggaaaaatgataaagtaattaattttgttaacaaCTTTGAGTCTCATAATGttaatgaaaaagtattttatacCAAATGATATTACGTTATCTgtatcaaaatctaataaataaaagatatgtgTGCAAAATAACTACCCACTAACACATGTCTTTCATTTGTTAGTggattagttattttttctgATATATTTCATACTTATTGGATTTTAATACCGTTGACATGATATCATTTGATAACaaataccttttcttttatgcaaaaaaaaaaaaaaaaaaaaaaaaaaaaaaaaaaatctcataggaGTGGTCAGTGTCCTTGCCCCACTTAATCCCATATAGCATTATGACGTGGAATCACTTGGGCACTAATAAGGCTTTCCACTACTCGAGCTCACAGCTCCAGGCTGATGTGATGAGTCACAAGGACTTTTTACTGCTAGGTTACCTCCCTAGTTGCATGGTTAACAATTTGGATATTAattagtgggttttttttttttttttttttttgctaaatattcagtttttacaaaatatattattgaaAATCTTTTGCCCcaagttattttatttagtagCATGTGAGACTCAAGTTtagtaaactcgagttccaagtgAAAATTTAGTTTAgtgaaatcgagttttaatAGGCGCTCacatagataatttgatgtggtattttaaaataaaatattccatgTGGAATTATTCAAGTTtatgaaacttgagttccatttcTTTAACTCAAGTTTACTAAATTTCAATtccatttctttaatttttcttaaagaactcgagtttcatttAGTTGCATTTTTTCAAGTGGAATTTGAGTTTGACAAACTCAAattccttaaaatttttttgctaaaatgaAACTTGAGTTTACTTAAGTCAAATTCGATACATAGATTCACATGATCCATGTGTCTGTTTGTTTAGCAAACTTGAGTTCTAAAATGAGTtatataactaaataactttggGTAGAGGtatttcaataatatatattttttctttttttgtgtgcaaaaactgaatatttgaaaaaaaaaaaaaaaaaaaaccttaattatTGCCAACAAGAAAAGTAGAAAAAGTtccatttttaatcttttacgGTTTTACCACTCGGAAATTAATTTGGGCCGTTCACAAGGTCATCCCAAGTCCCAACCCAAAAATCTAGACTCAACTTACAAAGCCCACACGGCCCACTCAAAATTCCAATAAAATCCCCACAAACCCTAGCACATTTATCTCTCTCAGTGTGCCTGCCTTCCCTTCTCCCATTTGCAAAAACCACACACAGATAGAGGGATAAGCTTTCAAAGCTGTGAAAGATGAAGTACAACCCAAGAGTCACGAGCTCTCGCCGCAAGAACAGGAAGGCTCACTTCACTGCCCCATCAAGCGTGAGGCGAGTCCTCATGAGCGCACCCGTCTCCACCGAGCTCAGATCCAAATACAACGTCCGATCCATGCCGGTGCGCAAAGACGACGAGGTCCAGGTCGTGCGCGGCACCTTCAAGGGTCGCGAGGGCAAGGTTGTCCAGGTCTACCGTCGCAAGTGGGTCATCCACATCGAGCGGATCACCCGAGAGAAAGTGAATGGCTCCACCGTCAACGTCGGTGTCAACCCTTCCAAGGTCGTCATCACCAAGCTCCGCCTCGACAAGGACCGCAAGTCGCTTCTCGACCGCAAGGCCAAGGGTCGTGCTGCTGCTGACAAGGAAAAGGGGACCAAGTTCACTGCTGAGGATATCATCCAGAACGTCGATTAAAATCGGTCCTAgattcttctttatcatttgTACTTTTTGCTTTCGGTTTCTcagtttttaacattttacattcggataatatatttttgtgctttttgagaatctatctatctatctatctatcttttTGAAATGACAAAGCAGAAATGATAAATGACCTTTGGTTTAGTTGCGCTGCCCGAATGCAGTGGTATCgattttgttttcattactGTTTGTCTAATAGTTTgcttaaattcataattttcactctcataaaaattttactatatatatatatttgtttggaatgtTCTTGTGAATATTGCTTGATTTATCATTAGTGACATTGTATCCGAGTTGTTTTTGGATGCTCGATATACCATTAGAACCCGAGACCTTGTATTATACAATTCTGATGCAGTTGATTGTGAGTGGTGGGGTTGTCCAACACTCAGTTGTGGTCATAGTTTGGATGCCACCTgagaaaatgctttttttttttttccttattttaccTATGTATTACATCTTGAACAATGTGTATTTGATCTTATAGATTCTAGCATTTTTTTCATACCATATAATGCTAGCCTAAGTTAGCTTTGGAATTTCTTCAACTCTTTGCCTTTGAGATTGGCATTTGCCCAATTAAGCTCAACATTTCAATCATGAATTGGTCTTCTTATCATACATTTATCAAGGGAAATAGTCCATAATCGTTTATTGAACACGCAAGTAAAAACTAAATGATTACGACTCTTCTTTATGCTtctaaagagagaaaaacacacACCCTCATAGCATGTCTCTAAACTTGCAAGCCAATTCCTTGTTAAGATTGAATGACAACAGGATATTTAGGCACAACCATAGAGAACCATTTCCATTTCAACAATTTTActtcaaacttttctattctaATAAGTTTCCAGAGTCTTAGTACATGTGTACTCCTGATTTCAAAGCAGTCCCAAGAGATAATAGTTAGCTTGATGCAATTGAATGTCAAACAACCAACCATGAATCAACACTAAGTCCTCTAGTTACAAGTTGAAATCCCATCATGCAGAACACTAGATGGTTTTGGAGCACAATTATTTGCTGTTTCATAGATCACCAATGGAAAGTTTTCACCTTGCCTCAAACAATGCTTTATGAAAGGTCTAGCAAGTTATCTTATGCCAAGAGTTTTTCTTCTACTCCATGAACACTATGCTGGTATTGAAATGGTCAATAAGCTTCTATTCCCTTAGTATACTGCCTGTGTGCAAAATAAGCGTCTATTCCTTTAACAGACAGAACTCAGCAAGCTATATGTCTCGAGTCAAGCAAAGTAAAAATGTTCCACATATATCTTATAATAGAAGCcatattcaaattttcatttctttagtCCTAACATCACTTCTTCTCGGTCCTAACCTCATTTCTTTCAGGAACATGTAGAGCATGCCAAAGCTGCTTTAGCTCCTATAGCTGTATCCATGCACCCTTACAGATATATGCATTAGATCAATGATCAGTTTGCCTGAACCTTTTATACTATTTACAGCTTGAACAATTGAAGCCTACCAACATAGGATAGATCCTCTGCACTATTAGAAAGATACATTGGCAGAAATCTTTTCAAAGGTTGAAAATCCTAAAGCTGCTTAATGCTGAAAGCTTCTTAATGGCATACGCAGTCTGAATTGGAGCATGTCCACCCTAAAATTCAGAATGGGGAGGACTTTATGTATCCGAAACCTCAACAAGGAATTGAAAGAATACTTCACTTTTGCTTTGATATGCCCTTGAAGCAAAAAGGTGTCTAAAACTCATTCAAAACTTACTGAATGGTATAAGTTGAATCACTATGAACAGAAAAACACAAGTTGGAAAGTTTAAGCCATTGACATTTTAGAAAAATCTATGTTATGTTTAAAGTTTAATCAGATGCTGGATAAGCTTAGAAAACACCTCCGTACCATTGATAAGAAGTTACTGTGATAGTGGATCACCCTGGATTAGACCTTTCCTGCCCTGCCATCAAAATAGGCTTCCAAAATGCCATTAATAGCTACTGAGTAGTATTCTGTATTTTTGAGAAGTTATACAAAGCTTGACCCTATTTTTGAATCTGTTAAAGCCTCTCTaaagtatagaaaataaaataggtCAATGGAATCATACGTCCTAGTAGCAGACCTAGCAGAAGACCCTTCTCTATGGAATCATACTCGTGAAAGTTGTTTGAGTAGGACAATTGAAATCATTAAAGTGAGAGACTTTACACATAAGGTTCTAGATATGCAAGATGGTGCTACAAAGAAGATATTGGTTAGACCTTTTGTCTAACCAACATTTTGGGTTCAAGAGCGATGGTTGTGGGCCTTGCCCATCTCCAAACAATAAATTGACCTTTTGTCTCCGGCTTTATGCATTTATCTTTGCTTTTCGATATGGACATTACGGCCCAAACGGAgccaggatttttttttttaagggagtcaaattaaaattaaaaaaaaaaaacctttttgcatataatgtatttttttatatataaaaatatattataagaaTATCAAAGTTTGGTTACAGACTTGGTTGTAGTCGTTGGTTATAACTCTCACTAaaaaaacaactataactcttactaaaaaaaattaatatggctacgtatatattgaaaatataatcaTTTTAGTGCATGTTTTTTATGTCTTTAATAGGAATGTCATTTTTGTGCCAATTAgatgttatatatattatttgatccataaatttattttttatgcttaattttagactacaaaaatttgaaatttaaatatttaattaatgatgtagctattgatatttgatcTTTTGGAAATTTCATAAGCATGAAAGGTATAAGAAGAAATTGTAATCTAGTAGTAGTAGATTTGTCATAATTCagatctaataaaaaaatatcgagtgaaattgtaacaattttctaaaatcaaatttgtagctaaacttGTAGCTACAAGTTTGTCCTTTGTAGCAATAATTTGAGATACAAATAAAAGCATTTTCTAATTCCGTAAGTGTAAATCAAACTGGACAATTGTGTGCTAAGATTAACCAAAAGATTGggtaagtaaaaaagaaacTCATTCATTTTGTTGTGAAGCATATGACTTAATTATTTTCACAAGTGGGGGTCTGGTGGTTGTTGCAAAAAGCAAGGAGGCAAAGAAACTCATTACTcgtaatttttttggtaagattTAAATGAACCCTagacttcaaaattttaaatgggtttGGGTTAGCACTCCCAGGTATTGAAAGAGATATAAATATTGGACCTCGTTAAGTTGCATATCTGTAGATACGGATACCTTATTTTGCAATCATAGGAAAAAATAAAGGGCAAGGCTAAAAAATCTTCATTTACATGTGCGTAAATTTAATCTAGAGTAAAAATTCATATCATAATGGGTCATTATGGAATTCATTGACAAAGTGGTCATAAAATCTTAAGTTTTGACCAAGTCacataaaaacatgattttcaatggttaaaatgattttaaagTGAGCTTAAATGTGTGGaattaaaattgattgattttgatgGGTTCTTAAGAGGAGTAAtggccaagagtcttgtaactcaaatGGTTGGCACTTCGTGGTGTTTCTAATTAGATATCTAATGTTCAAATTCTCCAACTCCCAAACAttgtaacacacacacacacacacacacacacaaagaggaATAATGAAAgtcaaataaaatcttaattatcATTAGTTTAATTGAAAGATTAATTATAGTCATGCATCATCCATTAGAAGATAACGCAaattagggtctgtttggttgagagatggaaaagtgggagaatagaAGTGGAGAAGGGATAGAaaagttgggggggggggggggtggaagAGAATAGAAGAGATTTTAGTTTTGGAAAATGTAGTTTGTATACATGTACTCTTATGCCcctattaaataataaaaaaagacaacaaattagcacaaaaaaaaaaaaaaaaatgatgaaccaaaaataaaaccctaaacatatgGGAAAAAAAGGGATGAGAATTACTAGAAAAaggcaaaaactaaaaaagaaaaccaaagaaaaagaaaaaagaaaagaagaagaaaagaaaatattggtaatagaaaatgacaaaaaggagagagagagagagagagagagagagagagaaaatctaTGTGAACATTGCACATGGGCTTTTCAATCTACATGAGCAAAAATTTTATTCAGTGTTCTCTCTAGTTTTCTCCCTGATTTGGGAAGAAAACATTTTGGTGTGCATAAGAAGAAAACGCTCAAGTCTCACCCGTTTTCTCTTCTAAAATCACTTCAACCAAACACTCAAAAAATTATTCTCTCTATTTatctttctcccttttttatCCCCCTAaaatcaccccaaccaaacGGAGCCTTAATTGTGGAATTtcttatgataaaaaattatttatttatttttcaaaaataaataattagaatAATAATTTGGAAGGGCCAATCCAATTGGAAtcatttcattcaaaaaagagttcattttgataattttaaaaaaggacTTATcctttaaatagtaaaaaaaattagaataaatttgTATTgggtgccaaaaaaaaaattgaaaactaggGTTAAATTGTTGATTGACACTTTGACCGAGCTTCGAAGTACCAACTAGACCCTTCTATTtcttgaatgaaaatttgagaagtCAAATCAGCACTTTGATTTCACACCTCCAAAAGGGGTGCATGGGCTAGAGGCAGAGATTTGTTAAGTCTAGTCCACAAGAGGATTAGTTTAAGTTTTCCTAATTTATCTTGGTTAATTATTTCAAAACTTGGTTAATTATTTGAGTTTTCTTTGCGTAGAAGAATTGTTTATTCCTTGTCAAAAGAAAGGTATTCCTTGTCCAACCCAAGGTAAATTTTATTCCTTGTCTTACTAAGAAAGATGTTCATTGTCTATCGAGAAAAGAAATGTGTTCCTTATCCATTAAAGAATACGTATTGAAGCCTTATATAGACATGTACAACACAAGGAGTAACTTTATTTTGTGGAAGAGTTAGAGAACAATGATTTGTCTAGTGTGAGAGATTAAGCCTTTTTTGGTGTGTTAATGAGAGGGTAACTTTAGGTGTCTTccattaaatgattaaattcttAATTTCGTAATAACTTAAGTTTTTGAGATAATCGATAATTTATTATGGTATTAGAGTAAGATATCACGTGAAGCTCTTTGCTGTTTGAGTTATTTGTACACTATCTATCGGAGAAGCTAGACAAAATGGTTTATGGGAAATTTGATAGACATTTCCTGAATGCAAACATTGTCAATGGAAATTTGATGTTGATAGGGTTCAAACGTGGTGTTGAATTGTGATATAGATTCGCATACTTTTAGGCTATTATTAGAACTATTGACCTTGAAGATCTTGGATATCATGCTAACATTGATGTTGGAATGTTCAGACTTGAAAAGGAATTATAGAATGATTTCTGATTAGGAAAATCTACCCTGGCTGGAAAACATTTAAAGAGTGTTGATTGGGGGCCAAATAATTGGCCAAATTGTATATATATCAGAGAAATTGTAGAATTCACATTTTAAtatgaattaaaattaatgagTCACTACGACGTATGCATGCAGTCACACTCTTCTCTAAAAAgtttcataattattattttgttttgttttgtagtttttttggctaaataaaaaaaaaaagtgaaattttgggAGCACGTTAATTTTTA
This region includes:
- the LOC126709373 gene encoding 60S ribosomal protein L26-1-like yields the protein MKYNPRVTSSRRKNRKAHFTAPSSVRRVLMSAPVSTELRSKYNVRSMPVRKDDEVQVVRGTFKGREGKVVQVYRRKWVIHIERITREKVNGSTVNVGVNPSKVVITKLRLDKDRKSLLDRKAKGRAAADKEKGTKFTAEDIIQNVD